A part of Streptomyces sp. NBC_01210 genomic DNA contains:
- a CDS encoding organic hydroperoxide resistance protein, with protein MDALYTAVATANGREGRAVSSDGHIDLPLAFPQALGGNGQGTNPEQLFAAGYAACFASAMGAIGRQEKIDVKDASVTAEVSIGKDTDGGFALSVIMRVELPDHLQGEAGRDLLEKTHAYCPYSKATRGNLPIELVIE; from the coding sequence ATGGACGCGCTCTACACCGCTGTCGCCACCGCCAACGGCCGCGAAGGCCGCGCTGTCAGCTCCGACGGCCACATCGACCTGCCGCTCGCCTTCCCCCAGGCGCTGGGTGGCAACGGCCAGGGCACCAACCCCGAGCAGCTCTTCGCCGCCGGATACGCCGCCTGCTTCGCCAGCGCCATGGGTGCCATCGGCCGTCAGGAGAAGATCGACGTCAAGGACGCCTCGGTGACCGCCGAGGTCAGCATCGGCAAGGACACCGACGGCGGCTTCGCCCTCTCCGTGATCATGCGGGTCGAGCTGCCCGACCACCTGCAGGGCGAGGCGGGCCGCGATCTGCTCGAGAAGACCCACGCCTACTGCCCGTACTCCAAGGCCACCCGCGGCAACCTGCCGATCGAGCTCGTCATCGAGTAA
- a CDS encoding MarR family winged helix-turn-helix transcriptional regulator — protein MEKTTLTTVPDEDFLRLDHQICFSLHAASRAFNGVYRIALKDLGLTYPQYLVMLVLWEHGELPVKRIGEHLRLDSGTLSPLLKRLESAGYVERRRSIEDERSVTARPTAAGAALREEALDVPRRIAAATGMSLDRIRELRAGLDALTATLDTAELDGTAADCAAADEEAE, from the coding sequence ATGGAGAAGACGACACTGACAACCGTGCCGGACGAGGACTTCCTCCGCCTCGACCACCAGATCTGCTTCTCGCTGCACGCCGCGTCCCGGGCCTTCAACGGCGTCTACCGGATCGCGCTCAAGGACCTCGGCCTCACCTACCCGCAGTATCTGGTGATGCTGGTGCTCTGGGAGCACGGCGAGCTGCCGGTGAAGCGGATCGGCGAGCATCTGCGCCTGGACTCGGGCACCCTGTCACCCCTGCTCAAGCGGCTGGAGTCGGCGGGTTACGTGGAGCGCAGGCGCAGCATCGAGGACGAGCGCTCCGTCACCGCCCGCCCCACCGCCGCGGGCGCCGCGCTGCGCGAGGAGGCACTGGACGTGCCGCGCAGGATCGCGGCCGCGACGGGCATGTCTCTGGACCGGATCCGCGAGCTGCGCGCGGGCCTCGACGCGCTGACCGCCACGCTGGACACGGCCGAACTCGACGGCACGGCCGCCGACTGCGCGGCTGCCGACGAAGAGGCCGAATGA
- a CDS encoding PPK2 family polyphosphate kinase, with the protein MLRIPGGEPVDLSSYDPGATPAGPADKAAGLAATARMGERLAALQERLYAASTTGDRRRLLLVLQGMDTSGKGGTLKHVVGLFNPAGCRIKAFKTPTPEERNHPFLWRIVRALPVPGEIGVFDRSHYEDVLIARVHELVPRRHLGSRYRQINDFEEELVEKGTTVVKVFLHISYEEQRRRLLARLDNPAKHWKFSPSDIEDRALWPQYQKAYGIALKRCSTEAAPWYLVPSDRKWYRNWAISKLLLEHLEALDPQYPTAGFDVEECRKRLLEAA; encoded by the coding sequence CTGCTGCGCATCCCTGGGGGCGAACCCGTCGACCTCTCCTCGTACGACCCCGGAGCCACCCCGGCCGGCCCTGCGGACAAGGCCGCCGGACTGGCGGCGACAGCCCGGATGGGTGAACGGCTCGCCGCCCTCCAGGAGCGTCTCTACGCGGCGAGCACGACGGGCGACCGCCGCCGGCTCCTCCTCGTGCTCCAGGGCATGGACACCAGCGGCAAGGGCGGCACGCTCAAGCATGTGGTCGGCCTCTTCAACCCGGCCGGCTGCCGGATCAAGGCGTTCAAGACCCCGACGCCCGAGGAGCGGAACCACCCGTTTCTCTGGCGCATCGTCAGGGCCCTGCCGGTGCCCGGCGAGATCGGGGTCTTCGACCGCTCGCACTACGAGGACGTACTGATCGCCCGCGTCCACGAACTGGTCCCGCGCCGCCATCTCGGCAGCCGCTACCGCCAGATCAACGACTTCGAGGAGGAACTCGTCGAGAAGGGGACCACGGTCGTGAAGGTGTTCCTCCACATCAGCTACGAGGAGCAGCGCCGCCGCCTTCTGGCGCGCCTCGACAATCCGGCGAAGCACTGGAAGTTCAGCCCCAGCGACATCGAGGACCGCGCACTGTGGCCGCAATACCAGAAGGCGTACGGGATCGCCCTGAAGCGCTGCTCGACGGAGGCGGCGCCTTGGTACCTCGTACCGTCCGACCGCAAGTGGTACCGCAACTGGGCGATCAGCAAGCTGCTGCTCGAGCACCTCGAGGCACTGGATCCGCAGTACCCCACAGCCGGCTTCGATGTGGAGGAGTGCCGCAAGCGGCTGCTCGAGGCAGCCTGA